The Paraburkholderia agricolaris genome includes the window CCTCGACTGCATCGGTCAGCACGCCGATGCCGACCAGTTCGATGCCGCGTTTCTGGATCGCCGCGACGCGTTCGCGCAGATCGTGGCGCAGCACCTGTGGGTCGCCATCGCCGGTCGACGGATAGCCGTCTGAGAAGACGATCAGGATGCGCCGCTCGGCCTGATGATCCGCGAGTCGCGTCGCGGCCCAGGCCAGCGCCTCGCCGTCCGGATTCTCGTGACCGCAGTCGATTTCGGCAATGCCGCTCAGATCCGTCGCGCCAAAGCGCTTGTAGACTTTCAGGTCGAGCCGCTCGACAAAGCGGTTATAGCGCCGCAAATCCGCACCGCCCGCCAGTTGCCTTTCATACAGTTGCTTCATCGGTGCGGATTCGAGTGAGCAATAGCCGAGCACTTCGCAGTCGAACGACAACTGCGTGAGCGCATCGCACAGCGCGCTCGCGCACAGGCGCGCGAGTTCGATCTTGCGCCCGGCCATCGATCCGCTGCGATCGATCAGCAAGGTCACGGCGACGTCGCGTCCTTTGGCCGCCCGCTGCGTGCGAAACGGCGTACGGTAACCCGGCGACGTGGCGAGTTTCGCCAGCGCGGTGCGATCGATTTCGCCGCGCTCCTGTTCGCGGCGCCAACGGGTGCGTTCGTCGGCGCTCAGCGCGCGTTCGAGTTTTTCCTTGAGCGGTGCCGTGTCCGCGCGGGCCTGCGCGCGAAGCTCGCGCCAGGTCGCGCTGTCGCCCTGACCGGTGACGTCGGTGATTTCGTCGAACTCGGTGGCAAGCGGAATCGATAGCCGGTCGCGAGATGCGTTTGACACTGCGCCGGCTTCGCCTTCGGAACGCGCGGACGGTTGCTGCGCATCGGCCAGCGACTGCCCCATGCCGACCGCATTTTCCGCCTGCGCACCGCCGCCTTTATCGGACGGAGGCGAGGCAGCATTGTCCTGGTCGGGCAGGGCGGTGTCGTCGTCGTTGAACGGTTCGGACGAAGAAGCCGCGGTTTCCGTGTCGAGGTCTTCAACCGGATCCGCGGTGAATACCATGCTGTTGACATCGCCCGCCGACAAAGCCCGCACGCGCGCCACCAGGGCTTGCGCCGCTGCAATGCTATGCGCGCTCGAACGGCTTCTGCGCGCTTCGTCCAGCAGATCCTGCGAGGCGTGCAGCGCGGCCAGCAATGAGTGGACCGCTTCGGTGCGGGTCGGCTGCTCGTCCCATAGCGTGCGCTCCACCAGCCAGACCAGCCGGTCGCGCCAATGCAGCTTCGGCCAGCGTTGCCGCGCCTGTTCGGCGGCATGCGCACGCAGTTTGCCGATGAACCAGCGTGCTCCCGGATACTCGTCGAGCAATTGCATGCAGACGCGGCGGTCCTCGATCACCTGTGCGAGCTTCGCGCTCACGCCGCCCGGTTGCGCATCCATCAGCGCGAGCGACGAGTGCTTGGCGCGCGCCACCAGCAGATCGAGATAGCCGATCAGCACGTCGCGCTCGACGCCGCCGCTCAACTCATAGTCGGGAATCACAATGCGGCCGGGTTCGACACGCGGTCCATCCGGACTGAAGGCGACCGTCACGCCATATTGTCCGGTCAGCACGCGCGCCACCTTGCTGAGCGTCGATTCGAACGCGAAGCCTTGTGTGTCGCGGGTGAGATGCCTTGCGTTCATGGTGATCGCTTATGGTGCGGAGCGGGCGTCAGGCGGTCGGCGCGATGTGATGGCGAACGATGCCGCGAATCAGCGCTGCGTCTTCCGGGCTGACTTTCGCGTAAATCGCCGGACCGGCAGCCCGTTCGGGGTCGCCGGTGCGCAGCATCAGCTCGGCCCAGTCGAGCAGGCGCCGCGTGGAGAATGCGCTCGACAGGTCTTCGCGGGCGAACGCCGCGCGGCAGTCGGCGGCAATCGCGGCAAGCGTGGTGGCGAGCGCGTGTGTCATATGCGGCGCGAGGGTACGCATCAGCACGTCGGCTTCTTCGGCGGGCGTCAGATAGTCGAGCATATAGACGCGCCAGCGATCGAGAAAAGCCTCGTTCATCAGATTCGCACCTTGATACAGGTGACGGAACTGGCTCATCGCGCCGACCGCGTTCGCGGTGGCAAACAGCCGGAAGGCGGGATGCGGCGCGACGATCTCATTGCCTTTTTCTTTCAGCACGAGGCGGCCGTGCGGTTCGAGCACGGCGGTGAGGGCGGCGAGAATCGACGGTTCGGCGAAATCGATTTCGTCGACGATCAGCCAGAGGCCTTCGCGCATCGCGGTGGGCAGCACGCCGTCCACCCAGATCGTCTCGCCGCCCTTGACCGTCCAGAAGCCGACAAAATCGCCAACGGTGGTTTGCCCATTCATGTTCGAGCGCAACACACTGTGATGCGAGCGTGCGGCAACCTGTTCGATCAAGCTGGTCTTGCCCGCGCCGGTGTGACCGATCAGCATCACGCGCCGGTTCTCCACGATATCTTCGACAATGTCGTTAAAGCGCTCGGAGAACAGATAGGCGGGATTGATGCGCGGCACGAGCGGATTGTCCACGCCGCATGGCACGTCGACCAGGCCGATGCGCACGGTTTCGCGTGCATCTTCCTGCTCCTGCAGATGGTGTTTCGCTGCCGAGGCTCGCGCCGCGACGCGCTGCAACTCCGGCATGAAGGCCACGCGCTCCGCTGTACCTGCTTCGTTTGAGGCATCGGGCGTATCGATCGCAAAGCCCTCGCGGCGCCACTTCTTCAGCTTCGCGCGCAGGTTCTCCGCGTCGACCACCAGATCGATATCCACCGATCCGGTGCCGGCGCCTTCGTTGACCCCATGCTCGAGCCGATAGTTTTCCGGCCGGTCCGCCACGCTGACGCGCCACCATTCCGCGCCGGTTTCGGTCGCCCGTTGGTAAAGGCCAAGGTTTTCGTCTTCGGTCAATTCAGGCGCGTTCATGGCGAGTGGCAAATGGTGAATGTTGATGGGTCAAATAACAAATAATGCGTTTCGATTTGGCTGAGGCCGAATGACCGACTATCTTATCGTGAGTACCTTTCGTTCTCCCCGCCAGGCATTTCATTTGCAGCGTATGCGGATTCAACTGAAGATTCTCAATGTCGAGCGCGCTGATTGCAAAAGTTTATTGCGTGAAATGGATAGGCTATCAAGCACCGATCACCTATAGTTCGTGCGCGACGCGTGTAGTTTTGCAACATCTCATTCGCAAACTGGTTGGATCCGGTGTTCGCTCCAGCATTACAAGCATTACGCCGGTGTAACCCGGTAGGTGCAACAGGTCATTGCCCATACGTTCCGTTGTATGCATGAGGCCTTGCGGACGGCCCTTGCGCCGAGTGTCCGTGGCTTGACGCAGAGTCGGTCGCGGTGCGACACGCTGAGTAGTTTTGAGTCATCGGCAGTCGGCTTTGCGCATCATTTCGACAGAAGAAACTCACGGCAAAAACAATGAGACTACCTACAAAATTAATGGCCGCCCTGGCAGTGGTCAGTCCTCTGGCATACGGTCAAACCAGCGTGACGTTATACGGCCGTCTCGACGGCGGCGTGGAATATCTGAATCACATCAACAATGGCGCGGGCGGCACATCGAACCGCTGGAGCGCGGAAGGCGGCGATTGGGGCACCAGCATGCTGGGCCTGAAAGGCAACGAAGATCTGGGCGGCGGCCTGAATGCGATCTTCAATCTGGAAACCGGTCTGCAAGTCATGAACGGCACCACCAGTGGTGGACGCTTGTGGTCACGGCGCGCATTCGTCGGTCTGAAGGACAATCAGTGGGGCACGTTGCAGGCTGGGCGTAATCTGTTTATCGACAGCGACGGCGTGTGGGAATTCGACCCGTTCGTGCAACAGGCGTTTTCTTCGGCCTCGCTCGTGCGCGGGCGCAACTGGCAGCAGACCAGCAACAACGTCGAGTATCACAGCCCGGTCTTGTGGGGCTTCGACGTCCAGGCGCAATACGCGTTCGGCAACCAGGCGGGCGCGTTCAACAACGGTGTGCCCGGCGAGTTTGGCCGCTCCGACGGCATTATGCTCACGTATCACTCACCGCTCTTCGACGTGCGCGGCATCTACGATGAACTGCGCGACAGCAATGGCCGCTTCAGCAACATCTTCCAGGCCTCGCGCGAATATTTCGCCGGTGCGAACGTGCATTTCGATGCGTGGAAGATCCAGGGCGCCTATACCCATTACGCGGCACCGGATTCACCGGTGGGCGTGGCCGATAGTGCCGATCACTACTGGCTGGGTGCCACGTA containing:
- a CDS encoding cobaltochelatase CobT-related protein, coding for MNARHLTRDTQGFAFESTLSKVARVLTGQYGVTVAFSPDGPRVEPGRIVIPDYELSGGVERDVLIGYLDLLVARAKHSSLALMDAQPGGVSAKLAQVIEDRRVCMQLLDEYPGARWFIGKLRAHAAEQARQRWPKLHWRDRLVWLVERTLWDEQPTRTEAVHSLLAALHASQDLLDEARRSRSSAHSIAAAQALVARVRALSAGDVNSMVFTADPVEDLDTETAASSSEPFNDDDTALPDQDNAASPPSDKGGGAQAENAVGMGQSLADAQQPSARSEGEAGAVSNASRDRLSIPLATEFDEITDVTGQGDSATWRELRAQARADTAPLKEKLERALSADERTRWRREQERGEIDRTALAKLATSPGYRTPFRTQRAAKGRDVAVTLLIDRSGSMAGRKIELARLCASALCDALTQLSFDCEVLGYCSLESAPMKQLYERQLAGGADLRRYNRFVERLDLKVYKRFGATDLSGIAEIDCGHENPDGEALAWAATRLADHQAERRILIVFSDGYPSTGDGDPQVLRHDLRERVAAIQKRGIELVGIGVLTDAVEDFYPHNVVVSRLAELPSTVFSVLSSMLLTR
- a CDS encoding AAA family ATPase — encoded protein: MNAPELTEDENLGLYQRATETGAEWWRVSVADRPENYRLEHGVNEGAGTGSVDIDLVVDAENLRAKLKKWRREGFAIDTPDASNEAGTAERVAFMPELQRVAARASAAKHHLQEQEDARETVRIGLVDVPCGVDNPLVPRINPAYLFSERFNDIVEDIVENRRVMLIGHTGAGKTSLIEQVAARSHHSVLRSNMNGQTTVGDFVGFWTVKGGETIWVDGVLPTAMREGLWLIVDEIDFAEPSILAALTAVLEPHGRLVLKEKGNEIVAPHPAFRLFATANAVGAMSQFRHLYQGANLMNEAFLDRWRVYMLDYLTPAEEADVLMRTLAPHMTHALATTLAAIAADCRAAFAREDLSSAFSTRRLLDWAELMLRTGDPERAAGPAIYAKVSPEDAALIRGIVRHHIAPTA
- a CDS encoding porin, with the protein product MAALAVVSPLAYGQTSVTLYGRLDGGVEYLNHINNGAGGTSNRWSAEGGDWGTSMLGLKGNEDLGGGLNAIFNLETGLQVMNGTTSGGRLWSRRAFVGLKDNQWGTLQAGRNLFIDSDGVWEFDPFVQQAFSSASLVRGRNWQQTSNNVEYHSPVLWGFDVQAQYAFGNQAGAFNNGVPGEFGRSDGIMLTYHSPLFDVRGIYDELRDSNGRFSNIFQASREYFAGANVHFDAWKIQGAYTHYAAPDSPVGVADSADHYWLGATYNIQSRWAVTAGGYYIKVGDGGGDAAHDPSGHAMMYVLGTTYNLSKRTFVYGTVGYVRNGSNSNFSLEASPRDATNNTSPLAGESQTGAYVGMMHQF